The genome window ACAAAGAGGGGGACCGGCTTCCGGCATCCCAGGTTCGTCAGCAGTTCGCGGAGCTGGATCGCCGTCTCGAAGTTCGCGCGGTCCTCCTGACCGCAAACGATCACAACAGGCCGGACCGCCTCCTCCGCAAACTCATCGACAAGCTGGCGGGCGAACCGTTCATCCAGGCGTGCGGAGGCGAGTTGGACGAAGCGGGAGTTCGTGACATACTGGACCGCTTCGCCTCCGGCGATGCGGATTCCGTCCGGAAGCGGATGACGGTTCCAGCTCCAGTCGTCCGCTTCCGGGAGGAAGGCCGAAACACCGATCGTCGCCCCGTCCCAGGAGGTGAAACGGCAGAACCGGGCCAGAAACGCTCTCGCCGAGGATTCGATATCGACGTCCGCAATTGTGAGTCGGCTGCGGCGGCGGTTCGGAAAATGGCCGAGCCGGCCGAGCTCGACTGCCAGGGCCTGCCCCGTCGCTCCAAAGCCGACAAGAACATAATGGGCCACTTCCGACTCGCGGCGCGGAGCGTACGGCCACAATTGATGTGCGACGAGCCGGGTTGCCGCCGCCTGGAGCCCAGTGGAGACGTGGATCTCGGACGACTCCACACCGGGGAGGACAGACGAGTTGGGCTGTAGCTTGGCGGCGAGGCCCGTCTCGACGACGAGCGGCGCCTTGAGGCGGAGGGGCTGACTCACTCCTCCTTCGGGGGGAAGGCCGAAAAATAGTCTCGGATCGTCAAAGGGACTCCCCACGTTGATCGCCAGATCTCGATAGCCGTCCCGCAGAAGTTCCACCTGCGCGCACATCCGGGAAAGGTAGTATTCGCGTCCGTCTGCTGCGCGGAGCGCCTCCTCATAGGCGGATCGAGCGTTCGGCCAGTTCCCCACCAGGAGATGCGTCTCCCCTTCCATGGCGGGGATCCAGACGTTGTCGTCGTCGAGACGAGGCCGCCAGATGGCTGGCTCTTGCAACAGGAGGACGGCGTCCTCCCGGACCTCACGCAGAAGCGGTTGGCTCTCGGAGAGCGGGGCGAGCGTGACCCGCAACGACGCGCGAAGGAACCGCATCGTAAGCTGATTGATTCGCGGATAGAAGGAGTGCGAGAGCTCGTAGGCGTGCCGGTAGGCTTCCTCAGCCTCCTGCAGGCTCGCCAGCGCCCGAGGGGGGCTGGTGACGCGGAGGCGGGCGGCGCGTTTCTTGTAGAGCTTGCCGAAGCGGCACAACGTCTCCTCGCTTCCGCCGAAGCGGCGTTTCTGGTCCGTCAGTAGCCGCATGGCCTCATCGTCGCGCCCCTGCAGCTCGAGGACATGCGCCAGTTCGTCGGCGATCGGCAGTGCGTAAGGATGGTCCGCCAACCCTCGGAGGAGGATCTCCTCGGCCCGCAGCAGCTGCTCGGGAACGGAGTCCTGCCGGTAGAGGCGGGCTTCCGCGATGACGTCTCGATAGGTTGGGATCTTCATGCCGTTCCACTCCTCGGCGGCAGGACATAGCGTGCGGCGGCGCATCCGGCCGAGAGGTATGCCCCTTTCCGCTCGACCGGTTTCAGGTTGGAGAAGCGGACCGCGTTGAGTCCGTAGACCGAGAGGACGAAGTCGTATTCCGCCCGCCACAACTGGCTTCGGTTCGACTGGCTCAGATGCCGCGCGGCGAGGTTCCGGATCCTGAGCAGAAGCCACTTGAGCCGGTCCGCGGGCGTCGGCAGGTCCGCCCGAGGGGGCCAGTCGAAGTGGCCGTGGGCCGCGCGGCTCGTTTCTCCCAGAGCCGTCTCAAACTCGACGACGTCCCGGGAGAACGACCGGTCATGGACGAACAGCCGCGGATAGGCGCGGATCTTGAACTCTGTTTCCAGTTTCACGAAGTCCCAGGCGATGAGGTTGTTCGCCCCCAAGTTTCCGTAGTCGAAGACGGCGGGCCACAGGACCAGGTCTTCGACACGGCCGACCAGAATGTTGCGGCCGTGCAGATCGCCATGCCCCCGCCCGCGCAGCAGCCGCGGAAACGGCCGCTCCCCCCAGTGGTCCATCAGGTAACGGAGCTGGTAGACCGGATCGTGGAACTGGTCCTTCCAGCGAGGGTGCTCCAGCTCGGTCGTCACTTCGCAGCGGAGCTGGAGCGCTTCCGGCGCCTCCCAGTCCGACAGATTGCGGACCAGATGGCGATCGATCCGGGGCTCTCGAACTTCGTCGCGCCATGTCTTGGGATCGTCGTCAAAGGAGTGGGAGTACAGGAGGCGGCCCAGCCGTTCGTATAACTCGAACAGCAGGCTGGCCAAGGACTGAGCAGTCGGTTCGCCCACGCGAACGCACGCCAGGAGGGCTTCTTCGAGCGGGACTGTCTGCTCGACGCCGATCATCTGCTGCGCGTCTTCGTAGATCAGGGCGATCAGGTCGCTACCGTGGTAAGCGGCTTTGAGTCCCATGAGGACCAAGTCGTGGTGGACACCGTCCGGCCGGCAAACGTTCCAGTTTTCGAACTCCTCCGCGAGGGGGTTCCTTGTTCCCGGCGTATGGGCTCGCTTTCCCAGCTTGACGACCATCGGCCTGGTCTGATCTCCCTGTGTCACTTCGACGCCCAAGATGCATTCATCGTCCTGCTGCTGCCGGAATCCCTTATAGACCTGCTGGACAACGACATGGCTCGCGTCCGGAAACACAAGCTCGATTCTCTGTCGCAGGTCCCTCAGGAACGGCTCCAGTGCATTGCGACATTCCGCTAACAGAGGTGCTGCGCGGCGCTCTAGCTTGTTTTGCGCCAAGAGCGAGAAGATCACTCGCACAGCCATGTTGCGCCCTCGGTCGTTCGATTCACTGATCACGATCATGTTAGCTCTCGAACGTCATGTTAAGCGTTCATCGCCGCCCGAACCGGGTCCAGGGGCACTCTGGTCAGCGGGTGCAGGGGAGCGAATCCCCCTTGGCCTCCGGAGGCTTGGCCTGTCGAGAACTATCGGAAGGAGTTGGTGTCCAATCGCGGACAACGTGCGGGATGCCCCCTCACCAACCCGCGGCGATTGCAAAGCCGGCGGTGTGGTGTGGGGGAGTCCTCAACGCGGGTACCACAAAGCGGACATCCGTTGCTTACAACTGTTCCTCATCGGACGGCAGCCGGGCGTCAATGGGGTTGAGCGAGTGCGGACCGTCACTCCGCGGACTCACGGCCGGCAATCCAGTCCAAGGAGCGAGCCACCTGCGCATCGATCGCCTTCCCGGACAATGTCCGTCCGGCGCGGACCTCCGCCTCGCTCACCCAGCAGTTCTCCGGCGCCTCCAAGACTCTTGTCGCCACCGCGTCGTCGCGAAGCCAGCCACTGAACAGCTCGAAGGCATATCGCGTCTCCGCGCCGGCCGACTTCGAGAACGCCTTGTATTCGAGCCGGGTCGTCACGGGCCGGTCGGAGATCTGGAAGTCAATCTCCGGCATCAGCCGCAACTCCTCCGTCACCTCCCGCACGCAACAGTCACGGAACGTCTCTCCCTTCCGCCGGTGGCCGCCGATCAAGGAATACGCCCGCCACCGTTCATTCCATTGCGTCAGGTACGCCGTTGTCCCATCGGGCGTGGAACGGGTAAACAACGCCAAGGCCGACTCAGAAACACGCATGTCCACACCTCGTTGTCCGCAGTCCCCCTGTCGAACGGATCGACATCCCCTATGGCAGCCAGCCCCACTCCACACAGGCGGTGAGGATTGGCTTCACCGAGGGAGAGAGCGGGTGGTAGTTCCCTCTCAGCAACGTGTCGACAT of Planctomyces sp. SH-PL14 contains these proteins:
- a CDS encoding NUDIX domain-containing protein translates to MRVSESALALFTRSTPDGTTAYLTQWNERWRAYSLIGGHRRKGETFRDCCVREVTEELRLMPEIDFQISDRPVTTRLEYKAFSKSAGAETRYAFELFSGWLRDDAVATRVLEAPENCWVSEAEVRAGRTLSGKAIDAQVARSLDWIAGRESAE
- a CDS encoding tetratricopeptide repeat-containing protein; the protein is MKIPTYRDVIAEARLYRQDSVPEQLLRAEEILLRGLADHPYALPIADELAHVLELQGRDDEAMRLLTDQKRRFGGSEETLCRFGKLYKKRAARLRVTSPPRALASLQEAEEAYRHAYELSHSFYPRINQLTMRFLRASLRVTLAPLSESQPLLREVREDAVLLLQEPAIWRPRLDDDNVWIPAMEGETHLLVGNWPNARSAYEEALRAADGREYYLSRMCAQVELLRDGYRDLAINVGSPFDDPRLFFGLPPEGGVSQPLRLKAPLVVETGLAAKLQPNSSVLPGVESSEIHVSTGLQAAATRLVAHQLWPYAPRRESEVAHYVLVGFGATGQALAVELGRLGHFPNRRRSRLTIADVDIESSARAFLARFCRFTSWDGATIGVSAFLPEADDWSWNRHPLPDGIRIAGGEAVQYVTNSRFVQLASARLDERFARQLVDEFAEEAVRPVVIVCGQEDRANFETAIQLRELLTNLGCRKPVPLFVWLPRQPELAATLDRDKNLFPFGAIQEVPSDGDAIAFSREAIGKHTHEEYVRQNPRLSDVAPVPWQRLSEKTKESNRSAADHLAIKLAAVADFKSHEGVSAGTEAPGVGEGTREELVLAEMEHNRWMAERLLAGWRYGPSGVDDQERANQKARGLSPVIVPWHILPRDEKLKDIQQVRAALKTAAGAIPLRAASPHR